A stretch of Acropora palmata chromosome 9, jaAcrPala1.3, whole genome shotgun sequence DNA encodes these proteins:
- the LOC141892251 gene encoding 26S proteasome regulatory subunit 10B translates to MATETAREKALVNYRKKLLEHRELDARLKEMREQLKDLSKEYDKSENDLKALQSVGQIVGEILRQLTEEKFIVKATNGPRYVVGCRRQVDKKKLKQGTRVALDMTTLTIMRYLPREVDPLVYNMSHEDPGNISYSEVGGLSEQIRELREVIELPLTNPELFQRVGISPPKGCLLFGPPGTGKTLLARAVASQLDANFLKVVSSAIVDKYIGESARLIREMFGYARDHEPCIIFMDEIDAIGGRRFSEGTSADREIQRTLMELLNQMDGFDALGQVKIIMATNRPDTLDPALLRPGRLDRKIEIPLPNEQARMDILKIHSAKITKHGDIDYEAVVKLSDGFNGADLRNVCTEAGMFAIRAERDYVIEEDFMKAARKVSDNKKLESKLDYKPV, encoded by the exons ATGGCCACCGAAACGGCGAGAGAAAAGGCTTTGGTCAATTACAGGAAAAAGCTGTTAGAGCACAGAGAGTTAGATGCACGCCTGAAAGAAA TGAGGGAACAACTGAAAGATTTGAGTAAGGAGTATGACAAATCCgaaaatgatttgaaagcTCTTCAAAGTGTTGGTCAG ATTGTTGGTGAAATTCTTCGTCAACtaactgaagaaaaat ttATTGTAAAGGCAACCAACGGGCCTCGTTATGTTGTAGGCTGCAGAAGACAG GTGgataaaaagaaactgaagcaGGGAACACGTGTGGCCCTTGATATGACAACTCTGACCATAATGAG ATATCTGCCTCGTGAAGTTGATCCTCTTGTCTACAACATGTCACATGAGGATCCTGGTAATATTTCATACTCTGAAGTTGGAGGACTCAGTGAACAGATAAGGGAGCTTCGAGag GTTATAGAACTTCCTTTGACAAACCCTGAACTATTTCAGCGTGTTGGGATTTCACCACCAAAAGGTTGCCTTCTGTTTGGTCCTCCAG GGACTGGGAAAACATTACTTGCCAGGGCAGTTGCAAGCCAGTTGGATGCCAACTTTCTTAAA GTTGTTTCCAGTGCAATTGTCGACAAATACATAGGTGAAAGTGCGAGGCTTATAAGAGAAATGTTTG gctATGCGAGAGATCATGAACCTTGTATCATCTTCATGGATGAAATTGATGCTATTG GTGGACGAAGATTCTCTGAGGGTACATCTGCTGACCGAGAAATTCAGCGAACGCTTATGGAG CTGTTGAATCAAATGGATGGTTTTGATGCATTGGGACAG GTTAAAATCATCATGGCAACAAATCGTCCTGATACACTCGACCCAGCCCTCCTTCGGCCAGGTCGTTTAGATCGGAAGATAG aGATACCACTTCCTAATGAACAGGCTCGCATGGATATTTTGAAGATTCATTCTGCTAAGATCACAAAACATGGCGATATTG ATTACGAAGCAGTGGTGAAGCTATCAGATGGATTTAATGGTGCTGACTTGAGAAACGTTTGCACTGAAGCAG GTATGTTCGCCATCAGAGCGGAAAGAGATTACGTCATCGAAGAGGATTTCATGAAGGCTGCGCGTAAAGTCTCCGACAACAAGAAGTTGGAATCAAAGCTGGATTACAAACCTGTTTAA